A stretch of the Natribaculum luteum genome encodes the following:
- a CDS encoding glycosyltransferase family 4 protein: MDVLYILSQSESGLPHYTAQLANAVAKEANVTVLKPSETTADDVFSDDVRTINAFQPMELSLVELAQWNISPKAVADGFLSYRNLTKVPDLDPDVVHTPTNLFPQVQLAAKWYGIGDSYPFIVTYHEVFPNKLLPDRPLPGIVHNWINRGLPSPAEEKTIVHTDAAKANLVERGRPSDDVHVISHPSYDMFDNAEMKTREEKNTILYFGTIVPYKDIDLFTSAAVKAAQEINDLTAIIAGNGELPKASRKRIQNHPDLFEVRTEFVPNDEVGEYFERAQALILPYLSREGQMGHSGVRTIGHSFGVPIIATDVGEFKAQIADSGSGLIVPEGDSAALASAIQRLLENDDERESMAQQSQQQSNEISWTEFADRHLTIYEQAIDSSDNR, translated from the coding sequence ATGGACGTCCTATATATCCTCTCGCAGAGTGAAAGTGGGCTGCCCCATTATACGGCACAGTTAGCGAACGCCGTCGCGAAAGAGGCGAACGTTACAGTTCTTAAACCATCGGAGACAACTGCCGATGATGTCTTTTCCGACGACGTTCGGACAATAAACGCCTTCCAGCCGATGGAGCTCTCATTGGTCGAACTCGCGCAATGGAACATCTCGCCGAAAGCAGTCGCGGATGGCTTTCTCTCGTACCGCAACCTCACGAAGGTTCCGGATCTCGACCCTGACGTTGTCCATACCCCGACAAACCTCTTCCCACAAGTCCAACTTGCGGCGAAGTGGTACGGGATCGGTGATTCGTATCCGTTTATCGTCACGTATCACGAGGTATTCCCAAACAAGCTCCTCCCCGACCGTCCCCTCCCTGGAATCGTTCATAACTGGATCAATCGGGGGCTTCCGTCGCCAGCCGAGGAAAAGACGATCGTTCATACAGATGCCGCAAAGGCAAACCTCGTTGAACGTGGTCGACCATCGGATGATGTCCATGTCATCTCACACCCGAGCTATGACATGTTCGATAATGCTGAGATGAAGACCAGAGAGGAGAAAAATACCATTCTTTATTTCGGGACTATTGTTCCGTATAAAGATATTGATCTCTTTACGAGTGCAGCGGTGAAAGCTGCTCAGGAGATTAACGACCTGACAGCGATCATCGCGGGGAATGGGGAACTGCCCAAGGCCAGCAGGAAACGGATCCAAAACCACCCTGATCTCTTCGAGGTTCGAACGGAGTTCGTTCCGAACGACGAAGTGGGCGAATATTTCGAACGGGCACAGGCACTCATTCTCCCTTATCTAAGCCGAGAAGGACAAATGGGCCATAGCGGTGTCCGCACGATCGGCCACTCATTCGGAGTGCCAATAATTGCGACAGATGTAGGCGAATTCAAAGCCCAGATTGCCGACAGTGGGAGTGGTCTCATCGTACCAGAAGGCGATTCAGCAGCATTGGCTTCCGCTATTCAGCGGCTCTTGGAGAACGATGACGAACGAGAATCGATGGCACAACAATCACAGCAACAATCAAATGAGATCTCTTGGACAGAGTTTGCCGACCGCCATCTTACTATCTATGAACAGGCAATAGATAGTTCTGATAATAGATAG
- a CDS encoding sulfatase-like hydrolase/transferase: MLQTIDIENIVILVGDAIRWDSAFDQLSEYGPTIKTVGASLHTPTSFTTMLSGTQPTEHSVTGFHQQFRGETHIFDVHSHTTAWNTGEVSGWLSSKQAIFGKQPQKNLAEMEPPFIWVNRDFGGHAPYNRYSSGETPTTDDGKSYHEITSQEYLDRYAGDEARMRREYEAGASAFIDRVDDYLTQLEERGLRDDTLVVVTSDHGELLGEYGQIGHDYPAVPELVYVPTTFIHPDLDPGQQTGGVMRHIDLLPTAYEAAGIETSVSFPGRSLFSEPLAEYGVNYYNRSISDYVFRLLHDSVGKGEYARHFPDIQFELASVWDEEGGYVFNRTPTVGKHLFYLFRVFMLGQGKHIRRTKSYRRAYKTLTEAESVYGSPDFTRETALEILTDLPTTDAKETDQEYSDERIEHLKDLGYM; the protein is encoded by the coding sequence ATGCTACAGACTATCGATATAGAAAATATTGTAATTTTAGTTGGGGATGCTATTCGATGGGATTCTGCATTCGATCAGTTGTCAGAGTATGGTCCAACAATAAAGACAGTCGGCGCATCGCTCCATACGCCGACTTCGTTCACAACGATGCTCTCAGGAACACAACCAACCGAGCACTCGGTAACTGGTTTTCACCAACAATTTCGGGGAGAAACTCATATCTTTGATGTCCATTCACATACGACGGCATGGAATACCGGCGAAGTGAGCGGGTGGCTTAGTTCGAAACAGGCCATATTCGGTAAACAACCGCAGAAAAACCTCGCCGAGATGGAGCCGCCGTTTATCTGGGTCAATCGTGATTTTGGCGGGCACGCACCCTACAATCGTTATAGTTCTGGAGAGACCCCAACAACGGATGATGGGAAGAGCTATCACGAGATCACCTCGCAGGAATATCTTGATCGGTATGCCGGTGATGAAGCGCGAATGCGACGAGAGTATGAAGCAGGCGCTAGCGCCTTCATTGATCGTGTAGACGACTATCTCACTCAGTTAGAGGAGCGCGGACTTCGGGACGACACACTCGTAGTCGTCACATCGGATCATGGTGAACTCCTCGGCGAGTATGGCCAAATCGGCCATGACTATCCAGCAGTTCCAGAATTAGTCTATGTCCCTACGACATTTATCCATCCGGATTTAGATCCTGGCCAACAAACGGGCGGAGTGATGCGACATATCGATTTACTTCCGACCGCTTATGAGGCAGCGGGGATAGAGACGTCGGTTTCGTTCCCCGGTCGGTCGCTCTTCTCCGAGCCCCTTGCCGAATACGGGGTGAACTACTACAACCGATCGATCTCTGACTATGTCTTCCGTCTGCTCCATGATTCGGTAGGAAAGGGAGAGTATGCCCGTCACTTCCCAGACATTCAATTCGAACTGGCAAGCGTATGGGATGAAGAAGGCGGATATGTATTCAATCGGACGCCGACGGTCGGAAAGCATCTGTTCTATCTCTTTCGTGTCTTTATGCTTGGCCAGGGGAAACACATTCGCCGAACGAAGTCGTATCGGCGAGCATATAAGACGCTGACCGAGGCAGAGTCTGTCTACGGCTCGCCGGATTTCACCCGGGAAACAGCATTAGAGATCCTAACGGACTTGCCAACGACGGATGCCAAGGAGACGGACCAAGAGTATAGCGATGAGCGAATTGAGCATTTAAAGGATCTGGGGTATATGTGA
- a CDS encoding ATP-grasp domain-containing protein produces MTTVFVTDGQLRSALAAVRSLGRRDVTVVCGESTRFATAFASKYVDRTVVYPSPEEEPMSFIRFLHRFLDRHEIDVLMPIGHEATRLVNHHAETLSDHTAVPVAGRKKFDALVQKDAVMRRAARLGVPHPKTVFPSDVGDAVSQIDGLEFPVVIKPRDSSGSRGLRFIESPAAFRAAYAEVHGKYPRPLVQERIPVEGRGMGGAFLIWDGEVKAQFAYQRLREYPPNGGPSTLRESVHNETILEAGRKLLLDADWEGVAMVEFKNDLRTDTPQLMEINPRFWGSLHLPYYSGIDFPWLLMQCALGKPLEATLDYQTGTQCRYLLPGDLLYLARTQNVQDFFPLQAENLYYDIADSDDPLPIIGRLAAMARYSFDIDMWKKVILR; encoded by the coding sequence ATGACGACCGTCTTTGTAACCGATGGCCAACTTCGAAGTGCACTGGCAGCAGTTCGATCGCTCGGCCGTCGTGATGTAACAGTCGTCTGTGGCGAATCAACCCGGTTTGCGACCGCCTTCGCCTCTAAATACGTTGATCGGACGGTAGTCTATCCCTCTCCTGAAGAAGAACCCATGTCGTTCATCAGGTTTCTCCATCGCTTCCTTGACCGCCACGAGATCGACGTCCTGATGCCGATTGGCCATGAAGCCACCCGCCTGGTCAACCATCATGCTGAGACGTTATCGGACCATACGGCTGTTCCAGTTGCTGGCCGTAAGAAGTTCGATGCACTCGTCCAGAAAGATGCGGTAATGCGCCGTGCGGCCCGTCTCGGGGTTCCACATCCGAAGACAGTGTTTCCATCAGACGTTGGTGATGCTGTCTCACAGATCGATGGCTTGGAGTTTCCCGTGGTCATCAAACCACGGGATAGTTCCGGATCTCGTGGTCTTCGGTTCATCGAATCACCGGCTGCCTTTCGTGCAGCATACGCAGAGGTCCATGGGAAGTATCCGCGCCCACTTGTCCAAGAACGAATCCCAGTCGAGGGACGTGGGATGGGCGGTGCTTTTCTCATCTGGGATGGGGAGGTGAAAGCCCAATTCGCCTATCAGCGGCTTCGGGAGTATCCTCCGAACGGCGGCCCCTCAACGCTACGAGAAAGCGTTCATAATGAAACAATCCTAGAGGCGGGACGCAAATTACTGCTAGATGCCGACTGGGAAGGCGTGGCAATGGTGGAGTTCAAAAATGATCTACGGACTGATACACCACAATTGATGGAAATCAACCCCCGGTTTTGGGGATCGCTTCACCTCCCCTACTATTCTGGCATTGATTTTCCGTGGCTCCTCATGCAGTGCGCACTCGGAAAACCACTCGAAGCCACCTTGGATTATCAAACTGGGACCCAGTGTCGGTATCTCTTGCCAGGTGATTTGCTCTATCTAGCACGGACACAAAACGTACAAGATTTCTTTCCTCTTCAGGCAGAGAATCTGTACTACGATATCGCCGATAGTGATGATCCTCTTCCAATTATCGGTCGGCTAGCTGCGATGGCTCGGTATTCCTTCGACATAGACATGTGGAAAAAAGTTATCTTACGATAG
- a CDS encoding NAD-dependent epimerase/dehydratase family protein: protein MQTGGVTNQTVLITGGAGFIGGHLARTLVDDNEVRILDNFTTGRRANVPAEATLIEADCRDEDTIARATQNVDLIFHEAALVSVGRSIEDPQTSHEINTDATLALLEAARAEDARVVLASSAAIYGHPERVPIAESDPKEPMSPYGLDKLTIDHYARQYHELYGLETVSLRYFNAFGPGQVAGDYSGVISIFLEQALAGEPITVDGDGTQTRDFVYIDDIVQANLQAATTDAVGEAFNVGTGEAVSIRELAETVQEVTDTESEIVHTNPRPGDIDHSTAAIAKAEDRLGFEPTVSFREGLERTAAWARSR from the coding sequence ATGCAAACTGGTGGGGTTACTAACCAAACGGTGCTGATCACGGGCGGCGCGGGATTCATCGGGGGCCATCTTGCCCGGACGCTCGTCGACGACAATGAGGTTCGGATTCTCGATAACTTCACGACCGGCCGGCGGGCGAACGTCCCCGCAGAGGCGACGCTCATCGAAGCCGATTGCCGCGATGAGGACACGATCGCTCGCGCGACCCAGAATGTTGACCTGATCTTCCACGAGGCGGCACTCGTGAGCGTTGGACGCTCGATCGAGGATCCACAGACGAGCCATGAAATCAACACTGACGCCACACTCGCCCTGCTCGAGGCTGCCCGGGCCGAGGACGCCCGCGTCGTCCTTGCCTCGAGTGCGGCGATCTACGGCCACCCCGAACGGGTCCCCATCGCCGAGAGCGATCCGAAGGAGCCGATGTCGCCATACGGGCTCGACAAACTGACGATTGACCACTACGCCCGCCAATATCACGAGCTTTACGGGCTCGAGACGGTCTCTCTGCGCTACTTCAACGCGTTCGGCCCCGGCCAGGTGGCCGGCGACTACAGCGGCGTCATTAGTATCTTTCTTGAGCAGGCGCTCGCGGGCGAGCCGATCACCGTCGACGGCGACGGGACCCAGACACGGGACTTCGTCTACATCGACGATATTGTCCAGGCCAACCTCCAAGCGGCCACGACGGACGCCGTCGGCGAGGCGTTCAACGTCGGGACCGGTGAGGCGGTCTCGATCCGCGAGCTGGCCGAAACCGTCCAGGAGGTCACGGACACGGAGTCGGAGATCGTCCACACCAACCCGCGGCCGGGCGATATCGACCACTCGACGGCGGCCATCGCGAAAGCAGAGGACCGACTTGGCTTTGAACCGACGGTCTCATTTCGGGAAGGGCTTGAGCGCACGGCTGCGTGGGCCCGAAGTCGCTAA
- a CDS encoding glycosyltransferase family 4 protein, whose product MASLREKYGFDPERPTVLSFGVQSPRKSVDLLIDGFAKANLNDNWQLVLAGSESNEYPGYQQQLREQATEFEVDLTITGFVDAGDIRSLFEQAEFHAQTPRIQPGASATLSLGIGWEVPCMVTHVGAAPERVTDGETGILVEPKPKAVAKGFQQLADPKLREHIRKQLGAVKEEWGWGRIADKHNKIYRSVV is encoded by the coding sequence ATGGCGTCCCTTCGTGAGAAATACGGGTTCGACCCAGAGCGGCCGACCGTACTCTCGTTTGGTGTGCAGAGCCCACGGAAGAGTGTAGATCTCCTTATTGATGGATTCGCCAAAGCCAACCTCAATGATAACTGGCAACTCGTGCTCGCTGGATCCGAGTCGAACGAGTATCCCGGTTATCAACAGCAGCTTCGAGAGCAAGCAACTGAATTCGAAGTTGATCTCACGATAACAGGGTTCGTTGATGCTGGTGATATCCGTAGTTTATTCGAGCAAGCAGAGTTCCACGCACAGACACCCCGGATTCAGCCTGGTGCGTCGGCTACGCTCTCGTTGGGGATTGGTTGGGAGGTTCCATGCATGGTAACTCACGTCGGGGCAGCACCAGAACGAGTAACTGATGGGGAAACAGGCATTCTTGTTGAACCTAAACCAAAGGCAGTTGCAAAGGGATTTCAGCAGTTAGCAGATCCTAAACTCCGAGAACATATTAGGAAACAACTGGGAGCAGTAAAGGAAGAGTGGGGTTGGGGACGGATTGCAGATAAACATAACAAGATCTATCGGAGTGTTGTGTGA
- a CDS encoding PHP domain-containing protein, with amino-acid sequence MIEADLHIHTSKSYDSLQSPEIVARYAEQAGLDAIAITDHNAYGAHEEVRSKTDSVLVIPGQEIRTSDYDDLVGLFLDQPVESTTFTSAIDEIHRQDGIAILPHPYRKVSEYPRSLLHQVDAIERINARSKEKNNAAAGELAAESTLPTVGGSDAHTPWEIGRARTRIEAATLSPAALKTALLEGKVQPLGTESPYYLFHGLSYGMELYKSMRETVVGQK; translated from the coding sequence ATGATTGAAGCAGACCTTCACATCCATACATCGAAATCATACGATTCGTTACAATCTCCGGAAATCGTAGCCAGATATGCAGAGCAAGCAGGGTTAGATGCCATTGCGATCACCGACCATAATGCATATGGTGCCCATGAAGAAGTCCGCTCGAAGACAGATTCAGTTCTAGTAATCCCTGGCCAAGAGATTCGAACATCAGATTACGACGACTTGGTCGGGCTATTTCTTGATCAGCCGGTCGAATCTACGACCTTCACCAGTGCTATCGATGAAATCCATCGTCAGGACGGAATCGCTATCCTTCCCCATCCGTATCGGAAAGTCAGCGAGTATCCCCGCTCGTTGCTTCACCAAGTGGACGCCATTGAGAGAATAAACGCGCGTTCCAAGGAGAAGAACAATGCGGCGGCCGGTGAACTAGCTGCTGAGAGCACCCTTCCGACCGTTGGGGGGAGCGATGCACACACACCCTGGGAGATCGGTCGGGCGCGAACGAGGATTGAAGCGGCAACGCTCAGCCCTGCCGCTCTCAAAACGGCACTCTTGGAGGGCAAGGTGCAACCACTTGGAACTGAATCGCCATACTACCTATTCCATGGGCTGAGTTACGGTATGGAGCTGTACAAAAGTATGCGAGAGACGGTGGTTGGACAGAAATGA
- a CDS encoding NAD-dependent epimerase/dehydratase family protein, whose product MQNKRVLVTGGAGFIGSNLANQLAASNDVVVVDDGYLGTPENLEESVEFHERSVLEDDLPTDVDVVFHLAALSSYAMHEENPTTGARVNVEGFVNVVEQARQDGCDTVVYASTSSIYGSQTEPSPEEMDVTVNTGYEASKMARESYAEYFSNHYDVTMAGMRFFSVYQGYGGAEEHKGEYANVIAQFADDLANGDAPVLYGDGTQTRDFTHVDDIVRGLELAAEHELDDIYNLGTGESYSFNTLVDMLNEELGTDIEPEYVANPIPEDVYVHDTCADPTKMLEATGWEPQVTFEEGLRRVCAQYTE is encoded by the coding sequence ATGCAAAACAAGCGCGTGCTTGTCACCGGCGGTGCAGGATTTATTGGCTCTAATCTGGCGAATCAGCTGGCGGCGTCCAACGACGTGGTCGTCGTCGACGATGGCTATCTCGGGACGCCGGAAAACCTCGAGGAGAGCGTCGAGTTCCACGAGCGGAGCGTCCTCGAGGACGACCTCCCGACGGACGTCGACGTCGTGTTTCACCTCGCGGCGCTGTCGTCGTACGCGATGCACGAGGAGAATCCGACGACGGGGGCGCGGGTGAACGTCGAAGGGTTCGTCAACGTCGTCGAACAGGCTCGCCAGGACGGGTGTGACACGGTCGTCTACGCCTCCACGTCCTCGATCTACGGCAGTCAGACCGAGCCCTCGCCGGAGGAGATGGACGTGACCGTGAACACAGGGTACGAGGCGTCCAAGATGGCTCGAGAGAGCTACGCCGAGTACTTCTCGAACCACTACGACGTGACGATGGCCGGAATGCGGTTTTTCTCCGTCTACCAGGGCTACGGCGGGGCCGAAGAACACAAAGGTGAGTACGCGAACGTCATCGCCCAGTTCGCCGACGACCTCGCGAACGGGGACGCACCGGTACTGTACGGCGACGGCACCCAGACGCGAGACTTCACGCACGTCGACGACATCGTCCGCGGACTCGAGCTGGCGGCCGAGCACGAACTGGACGACATCTACAACCTCGGAACCGGCGAGAGCTACTCGTTCAACACGCTCGTCGACATGCTCAACGAGGAACTCGGCACCGACATCGAGCCGGAGTACGTCGCAAACCCGATCCCGGAGGACGTGTACGTCCACGACACCTGTGCCGACCCGACGAAAATGCTCGAGGCGACGGGCTGGGAACCACAGGTGACGTTCGAAGAAGGGCTGCGGCGCGTCTGTGCGCAGTACACCGAGTAA
- a CDS encoding sugar phosphate nucleotidyltransferase, whose protein sequence is MDAVVLAGGYATRMWPITLDRPKMFLPLGGKTVVDRIFVDLEGDDRIDRVFVSTNREFADEFRDYLSDTDFDKPQVSVEETTHEDEKFGVVGALAQLIDREDVTDDLLVVAGDNYISFDLADFVDTFERHESPTLAAYDVGSREKAKSYGLVTLDGSQVVDFQEKPDDPQSTLVSIACYAFPAETLELFEKYLAGGNNPDEPGWFIQWLHDRLPTYAFTFDGAWFDIGTPESYLDAVAYHLDGDAQIDPDARVENSTVGANVHVMAEAEVVDANLEEAVVFPNATVENATLSSSIVDEESTISGVDLSGSLVGPHTDISTAD, encoded by the coding sequence ATGGATGCTGTCGTGCTAGCTGGTGGGTATGCGACGCGTATGTGGCCGATCACACTCGACCGGCCGAAGATGTTTCTGCCGCTCGGGGGGAAGACAGTCGTCGACAGGATCTTCGTCGATCTCGAGGGTGACGACAGAATCGACCGCGTGTTCGTCAGCACGAATCGCGAATTTGCAGACGAGTTCCGTGACTATCTCTCGGACACCGATTTCGACAAGCCACAGGTGAGCGTCGAGGAGACGACCCACGAGGACGAGAAGTTCGGCGTCGTCGGTGCCCTGGCCCAGCTCATCGATCGCGAAGACGTCACCGACGACCTGCTCGTCGTGGCTGGAGACAACTACATTAGCTTCGATCTGGCGGATTTCGTCGACACGTTCGAACGCCACGAGTCACCGACGCTCGCTGCCTACGACGTCGGCTCGCGCGAGAAGGCAAAATCCTACGGACTCGTCACCCTCGACGGCTCGCAGGTCGTCGACTTCCAGGAGAAACCCGACGATCCACAGAGCACCCTCGTTTCGATCGCCTGTTATGCATTCCCGGCCGAGACGCTCGAGTTGTTCGAGAAGTACCTCGCGGGCGGCAACAATCCCGACGAGCCCGGCTGGTTCATCCAGTGGCTCCACGATCGGCTTCCGACCTACGCGTTTACGTTCGACGGTGCCTGGTTCGACATCGGCACGCCCGAGTCGTATCTGGACGCCGTCGCCTACCATCTCGATGGCGACGCTCAGATCGACCCAGACGCACGCGTCGAGAACAGCACTGTCGGGGCAAACGTACACGTGATGGCAGAGGCGGAGGTCGTCGACGCCAATCTCGAGGAGGCGGTCGTCTTCCCGAACGCCACCGTCGAGAACGCCACGCTCTCGAGTTCGATCGTCGACGAGGAATCGACCATCTCGGGCGTCGACCTCTCCGGGAGTCTGGTCGGGCCGCATACGGACATTTCCACAGCAGACTAA
- a CDS encoding glycosyltransferase family 4 protein: MQIGYICGTIQPQAYSQFLLEQFPEDHTVTVHQFEDRGWTPKKENLRRGAVCSWWSYPFTIATSAWKSEYDLVHIQFEPNNFGSIFGVVLVPFLIGILRLLDVSVVTTLHGPLFGKEEREASVAMLAPRPLFKPMIMPLLLFLYHGIVRLSDRTIVHGEVFRDRLEETFSVPTNSVEVVYHGVPS; this comes from the coding sequence ATGCAAATCGGTTACATCTGTGGAACAATCCAACCCCAAGCATATTCTCAATTTTTACTAGAACAATTCCCGGAAGATCATACCGTGACAGTACATCAGTTCGAAGATCGCGGATGGACTCCGAAGAAAGAGAATCTTAGACGGGGGGCAGTATGTTCGTGGTGGTCTTATCCGTTTACAATCGCTACATCCGCGTGGAAAAGCGAATACGATCTCGTTCATATCCAATTTGAGCCTAATAACTTTGGCTCTATCTTCGGAGTAGTGTTAGTACCGTTTCTGATTGGAATCTTGCGATTACTTGATGTGAGCGTTGTAACTACCCTCCATGGGCCATTGTTTGGGAAAGAAGAGCGAGAAGCCTCTGTCGCCATGCTCGCCCCTCGTCCGCTGTTCAAGCCCATGATCATGCCGCTCTTGCTGTTCCTCTATCATGGGATTGTCCGACTCTCAGACCGGACTATTGTTCATGGAGAAGTTTTCCGGGATCGTCTCGAGGAGACATTTTCTGTTCCAACTAATAGCGTGGAGGTGGTATATCATGGCGTCCCTTCGTGA
- a CDS encoding lysylphosphatidylglycerol synthase transmembrane domain-containing protein, translating to MDWRSILKTLVKAAVTAVALFLIIRTVPIRKFDDTLSEISPSLLAILVLVTVIQFIITSASLRSLLAAVEDVSLTTAIRIDATGGALNTLIPSRAGALLTVPALIAHRTTLSPSDGAKVKAIQFVGIASWSGIIGSVGLVIVSGLLPVKVLTPLALSAVIYLGFVAIALTAMVYGVPFAELLPSIIQNLTQGTISINRQQLVQAFGLLILSLLAPALRWILIAPAVDIELSLVVLLVAPTVAYLPTVLPISFGGIGVAELSGVAVLTALSGDPTAAAALVFVDRVIGDYLPLLGSGLIATVDLWILEYI from the coding sequence ATGGATTGGCGATCAATACTCAAGACGTTAGTAAAAGCAGCTGTCACAGCTGTTGCCCTATTTTTGATCATCCGCACGGTACCGATTCGGAAGTTTGACGACACACTCTCAGAAATTTCTCCATCTCTGCTGGCGATATTGGTCCTCGTAACTGTTATCCAGTTTATCATCACTTCAGCGTCACTTCGATCGCTTCTCGCGGCAGTTGAGGATGTATCACTAACAACAGCCATCCGAATTGACGCGACCGGCGGTGCGCTAAATACGCTAATTCCATCCCGTGCTGGGGCTCTGCTAACTGTTCCTGCACTAATCGCACATCGAACAACTCTCTCCCCATCTGACGGGGCGAAAGTAAAGGCGATACAGTTTGTTGGCATCGCGTCTTGGAGCGGTATTATCGGATCAGTTGGACTGGTTATAGTTTCCGGCTTGCTCCCGGTAAAAGTCCTTACCCCTTTAGCATTATCAGCGGTCATTTATCTCGGATTCGTCGCTATCGCCTTGACTGCGATGGTCTACGGTGTCCCCTTTGCTGAGCTACTTCCATCAATAATCCAAAATCTCACTCAAGGCACAATCTCAATCAACCGCCAACAACTCGTTCAGGCGTTCGGTTTGCTCATACTATCACTATTAGCTCCGGCTCTACGGTGGATATTGATTGCCCCAGCTGTCGATATCGAGCTTTCGCTTGTCGTCTTGCTCGTCGCACCGACAGTCGCGTATCTCCCAACGGTGCTACCGATATCTTTCGGAGGAATTGGAGTAGCTGAACTATCTGGCGTAGCAGTCCTTACCGCACTGTCTGGTGACCCAACAGCCGCGGCCGCGCTTGTATTTGTCGACCGTGTCATTGGAGACTATCTTCCGCTACTGGGATCGGGGCTGATTGCTACAGTCGACCTCTGGATACTCGAGTATATATGA
- a CDS encoding sulfatase-like hydrolase/transferase, with translation MSQNVLLIALDSARKDVYDSVSHTRDIAGLRFENARAASCWSVPSHPSIFTGMLPSQHGIHAHNINLDLTDFDTICDQWDGRTFGVSSNVYASSSYGFNKIFDRFVDVPRYQPFLDGLDATDYFRNTDREGISMHFGFLAESIKSQSIVKSLLNGGAAQAKKTLMGTPIPEPLDDGATLALNLLKQEVKRSDKSVFGFANLMETHEPYSFFRGMDENLVDKKGWSSLHVDRWDLIYNECAKRDKVLMRQYHRATVEYVTRKIAELAEDLPNTTIIVTSDHGENLGYPEEDNLWGHTSSLSDALCHVPLDIINPPTNVGAVEKLVSHLDLPKIVQSLADGEIPEIDRAVAPAETLGMAAGPEPPADKDHWNRGIRAVWSDDQMVVWDSESNELPAWAQDEFDISIEKAKSNASDKDVSIDAATEARLEELGYI, from the coding sequence ATGAGCCAGAACGTATTGTTAATCGCCCTAGATTCGGCGAGAAAGGATGTGTATGATTCGGTGTCCCACACACGCGATATTGCAGGACTACGGTTTGAAAATGCACGCGCTGCGTCTTGTTGGAGTGTCCCAAGCCATCCAAGTATTTTCACTGGAATGTTGCCCAGTCAACACGGGATCCATGCTCATAACATAAATCTAGATCTGACCGATTTCGATACAATCTGTGATCAATGGGATGGAAGAACGTTTGGTGTCTCTTCAAATGTGTATGCTAGCTCCTCATACGGATTTAATAAAATATTTGACCGGTTTGTCGATGTACCTCGTTACCAGCCCTTCCTAGATGGGCTTGATGCAACAGATTATTTCCGAAACACCGACCGTGAGGGCATTAGTATGCATTTCGGTTTTCTGGCTGAATCAATAAAGAGTCAGTCGATAGTGAAGAGTCTCCTTAATGGAGGTGCGGCACAGGCAAAGAAGACACTGATGGGTACTCCCATCCCCGAACCTCTTGATGATGGTGCAACGCTTGCGCTTAATCTCCTAAAGCAAGAAGTTAAGCGGAGTGACAAATCCGTATTTGGGTTTGCAAATCTGATGGAGACCCATGAGCCGTACAGTTTCTTTCGAGGAATGGACGAGAACCTCGTCGATAAAAAAGGCTGGTCATCACTCCATGTTGATCGTTGGGACCTTATATACAATGAATGTGCCAAAAGAGATAAAGTACTTATGCGGCAGTACCACCGAGCAACGGTAGAGTATGTAACACGGAAAATCGCAGAACTAGCGGAAGACCTCCCTAATACTACGATTATTGTGACATCGGATCACGGTGAAAATCTTGGCTATCCTGAAGAAGATAATCTCTGGGGACACACAAGTAGTCTCTCTGATGCACTATGTCATGTTCCCCTAGATATCATTAACCCGCCTACCAACGTTGGCGCTGTCGAAAAATTGGTAAGCCATTTGGACCTTCCCAAGATTGTGCAATCGCTGGCTGACGGAGAGATCCCAGAGATTGATCGCGCGGTAGCACCAGCTGAAACGCTTGGAATGGCTGCTGGACCAGAACCGCCAGCAGATAAAGACCACTGGAACCGAGGAATACGAGCTGTCTGGTCTGATGATCAGATGGTCGTCTGGGACTCCGAAAGCAACGAATTACCAGCTTGGGCTCAGGACGAATTTGACATCTCGATTGAGAAAGCTAAATCAAATGCCTCGGACAAGGATGTGAGTATTGACGCAGCGACCGAGGCTCGTCTTGAAGAATTGGGGTATATCTGA